The Pan troglodytes isolate AG18354 chromosome 8, NHGRI_mPanTro3-v2.0_pri, whole genome shotgun sequence genome window below encodes:
- the ADO gene encoding 2-aminoethanethiol dioxygenase: protein MQPGFPENLSKLKSLLTQLRAEDLNIAPRKATLQPLPPNLPPVTYMHIYETDGFSLGVFLLKSGTSIPLHDHPGMHGMLKVLYGTVRISCMDKLDAGGGQRPRALPPEQQFEPPLQPREREAVRPGVLRSRAEYTEASGPCILTPHRDNLHQIDAVEGPAAFLDILAPPYDPDDGRDCHYYRVLEPVRPKEASSSACDLPREVWLLETPQADDFWCEGEPYPGPKVFP from the coding sequence ATGCAGCCGGGCTTCCCCGAGAACCTGAGCAAGCTGAAGAGCCTCCTGACCCAGCTCCGCGCCGAGGACTTGAACATCGCCCCGCGCAAGGCCACACTGCAGCCGCTGCCGCCCAACCTGCCGCCAGTCACCTACATGCACATCTACGAGACGGACGGCTTCAGCCTGGGCGTGTTCCTGCTCAAGAGCGGCACGTCCATCCCGCTGCACGACCACCCGGGCATGCACGGCATGCTCAAGGTGCTATACGGCACCGTGCGCATCAGCTGCATGGACAAGCTAGACGCGGGCGGCGGGCAACGGCCGCGGGCCTTGCCGCCCGAGCAGCAGTTCGAGCCGCCGCTGCAGCCCCGGGAGCGAGAAGCCGTGCGGCCGGGCGTGCTGCGTTCGCGGGCCGAGTACACCGAGGCCAGCGGCCCCTGCATCCTCACACCGCACCGGGACAACCTGCACCAGATCGACGCCGTGGAAGGGCCTGCCGCCTTCCTGGACATCCTGGCCCCGCCCTACGACCCGGACGATGGCCGGGACTGCCACTATTACCGGGTGCTGGAGCCGGTCAGGCCCAAGGAGGCCTCCAGCTCGGCCTGTGACCTGCCTCGAGAGGTGTGGCTCCTGGAGACCCCACAGGCCGATGACTTCTGGTGCGAGGGAGAACCCTATCCAGGTCCCAAGGTCTTCCCTTGA